In Papaver somniferum cultivar HN1 chromosome 1, ASM357369v1, whole genome shotgun sequence, a genomic segment contains:
- the LOC113324651 gene encoding pentatricopeptide repeat-containing protein At1g31790-like gives MSAPVYGLSKCSYNSTVEVATFDTMIPRRPSYRPIQSQVRKKMTRDDDNLKENASNRVIDVLRLMDSMHFPIPADMYASLLKECTDIKDIVGGAQVHAHMMSNHHHQHSLPPSPPRRLLLANRLLLMYASCGHLDSARQLFDKMTSRDSISWLIMIAAHVDQNSPEEALHLFIRMITQQQPRCQNLKLSIPSVLRACIHTEDFGLGKQLHGLVFKLGHAEDLITCTSFIDLYAKFRCLDDSQRVFDQVLPSCRDTVTWTSLMVAYCKAGYFQVVIELFKKMSRAGVKKNGFTISTVLRACGRLSRGAENNEDDRGLCGKQVHANAIKLGVVEYDFYVQCSLVDMYGKCGLMKDSRMAFDWTRCSSKRNDVCWSAILNTYMQHGSYKEAIELLYLMKNTGIEPPESILNSLRIACAGS, from the coding sequence ATGTCAGCACCTGTCTATGGTCTTTCTAAGTGCAGCTACAACTCAACTGTGGAAGTTGCAACATTCGACACCATGATTCCAAGGCGTCCCTCCTACCGTCCAATCCAATCACAAGTGAGAAAGAAAATGACAAGAGACGACGACAACCTGAAAGAAAATGCATCTAACAGAGTCATTGATGTTTTGAGATTGATGGATAGCATGCATTTCCCTATACCGGCCGATATGTATGCTTCCCTATTGAAAGAATGCACTGACATCAAGGACATAGTTGGCGGTGCTCAGGTGCATGCTCACATGATGAgcaaccatcatcatcaacattcaTTACCACCTTCGCCGCCGCGTCGACTATTATTAGCTAACCGTTTATTACTCATGTATGCATCCTGTGGTCATTTGGATTCTGCCCGTCAGCTGTTTGATAAGATGACAAGCAGAGACTCCATCTCTTGGTTGATTATGATTGCTGCTCATGTAGACCAAAACTCTCCAGAAGAAGCACTCCATCTCTTCATCCGAATGATTACGCAACAACAACCGCGATGCCAGAATTTAAAATTAAGCATTCCCTCGGTTCTGAGGGCGTGCATCCACACTGAAGACTTTGGGCTTGGGAAGCAACTTCACGGCTTGGTATTTAAGTTAGGGCACGCTGAGGATCTTATCACATGTACTTCCTTTATTGACCTTTATGCGAAATTCAGATGCCTAGACGACTCACAACGCGTCTTTGATCAAGTATTACCTTCTTGTCGTGACACTGTGACATGGACATCCCTGATGGTTGCATACTGTAAAGCAGGATATTTTCAGGTGGTCATTGAGCTGTTCAAGAAGATGAGCAGAGCAGGTGTGAAGAAGAATGGTTTTACAATCTCAACTGTTCTACGTGCATGTGGGAGGCTTAGTAGAGGAGCTGAGAACAATGAGGATGATAGGGGACTGTGTGGTAAGCAGGTGCATGCCAACGCCATCAAACTTGGAGTGGtcgaatatgatttttatgtGCAGTGCAGTTTGGTTGACATGTATGGAAAATGTGGTCTGATGAAAGATTCACGAATGGCATTCGATTGGACAAGATGTAGCAGTAAAAGAAATGACGTTTGTTGGAGCGCAATACTTAACACTTACATGCAACATGGGTCATACAAAGAAGCCATCGAGCTCCTGTATTTGATGAAAAACACAGGCATTGAACCTCCGGAATCGATTCTCAATTCACTTAGAATAGCATGTGCTGGGAGTTGA
- the LOC113324655 gene encoding uncharacterized protein LOC113324655: MGEKPLSSIAGPLYFFVFVLNILNCESRYSTPATTTHPDCNLILSISNLFLQLTSKGNSSSDVKVQAKSKSGHIKHLPYDILLDIFSRVPVESVLDCKQVCKNWLSLLTRKRTYFTDMHVQRQLNQLHDGDAANVDSGLLCARTVDGNYEEVALFYGENTMIRLILKRNTPTRQHLKRLDILECALICQGNTWLAHAMA, translated from the exons GTGAAAAACCACTTTCTTCTATCGCTGGTCCGCTgtacttttttgtttttgttttgaacatCCTGAACTGTGAATCGAGGTACAGTACACCAGCGACTACGACACACCCAGATTGCAATCTAATCCTTTCAATCTCGAATTTGTTTCTTCAGCTAACAAG CAAAGGGAATTCATCATCTGACGTTAAGGTCCAGGCTAAAAGCAAGTCAG GACACATCAAACACCTTCCGTATGATATTTTGTTAGACATCTTTTCTCGGGTACCAGTTGAGTCCGTTTTAGACTGCAAACAAGTATGCAAAAACTGGCTGAGTCTTCTTACTCGCAAAAGAACTTACTTTACTGACATGCACGTACAGAGGCAGCTTAACCAACTTCACGATGGTGATGCTGCTAATGTGGATAGCGGTCTCCTTTGTGCTCGTACCGTGGATGGAAATTACGAAGAAGTTGCCCTTTTCTACGGGGAAAATACAATGATAAGATTAATACTGAAGAGAAATACACCTACAAGACAACACTTAAAAAGATTAGACATCCTCGAATGTGCTTTGATATGCCAAGGGAATACTTGGTTGGCTCATGCAATGGCTTGA